The DNA window CAAAACTAATTTAGTCTAAAAGTGCatgattttaaattaatttagaTTAAagcataattttattgaatgTTACTATTTCGGAACGATATGTGAATGAAAAATTAATACATTATATTACAATTGTTACTATAAAACAGCAGAAAAAATACGGTAGTGTCAATTGCTGTTATGTTCACGTTATAAGCTATCGCCTTTCCAAACCAAAAACCAACTTAGCGCAATAATTATTCAACTTCGGATATCGGATCAATGCTGGACGAATCCAACAGGATCAGCAGATAAATTAAGCTTGAAATACCAATTCGCGGACAAGCAATTAATATCAATTATATTCATTTGATTAGTTCAATATAAAGCCGAatttacacctatccgatccgtttcagtgccggttcagttccgtgcacggacgccaatattctttcatacaaaTCAAATGCAAGCGTTCACACTTGTCCGGCACGGCACCGTCCCGGACAAGTGTGAAAGCTTGCATTTGAAGTGTATGAAAGAATTTTGGCGTCCGTGCACGGAACTGAACCGGCactgaaacggatcggataGGTGTTAATTCGGCTTAATGTGTGATTTCAATTCTGGTAGCCAGACACAATTATGTAAATCTTTAAAATTCTATTTCTGTGATCTAGATGATAATTCCAAAGTTTAGCGAGACGAGAGAGGCTAATTTTTTATACGCCGCTACCCTAAACTGTTCTACAAAACTTTTGCTCTTTCGCGATGTGTGCGTGAAGCAAACACCACCCACCGTGCTTGACAACCCATCCCTCGCGATCCTTTTAGTGCAaaacacaaacaaaaaagacaaaaaggaTAACGCAAGCAAGAACCAAGCTCTAGACGGGAAAATTTTCCGTGGcgtgattttaattttttcctccTAACAAATGTGTTTAAAGGTTGTTATactgatttgttttgctttgtcaTGAAATTCACGTAGATTCGGTATCGTGTTGAATAAATGTCGCTCTGGCAGCAGCAGAAGCTAGCCGCTGCTAGTCCGGAAATGGGTGGATCAAGTGTAATGGAAAAATTGCTCGAAGCCCAACAGCAGCAACTGGATGACATAACGAGTGAATCGTCATTCTTGGAGTTTCTCCGAAACGAGCAAAGCTGCTTGGCAGCGGTAATATCTGGAAGTTGCGGTAGCGCCAGGGTTGCCGTTAAGGAAAACGGTTCCCGGGAAGATGTAGATGTGGATAGAATATTTGAGCAGGTGAGCCAGCTGGCTGGGACGGGGGAAGACAGCAGAAGTGTCGATGAGATCCTGCAGGAGGCGGAACAGTTGATAAGAAAGCAGCCGGTTTTCGGGGAAGTGAGTAGTCGGAATGATGATAGCTCGCCTGGGGATGGGTTGTTACCGACGGAACAGACGACTAGTGCTTTGAGAGATATTTCATGTGAATCGACGCCAACGGAGATGAGAGGTGGAGTACTGGAAGAACTGGAAGTGCTTGCGATGAGAGAAGACGGATTTCAAGAGGTTGACAAGGTAAGTTAAATCAGTGCGATTTGTGATGGTAAATAAGTCTCCGGTAATTGGGTTTTATTTTGATCACAATTTTGAAATAGCGCTAGCGATAGAATCGATAATTAACAAACCATCTTGTCCGGATGGCTGAATCTCGCTTGCCGGAAGAACGAACCCATGGCGACCGGTGTCTCTCAGTTCTACAGTATAAACAAATTTAATATTCATTGCACCTCGTGCCCAATCATCTGATCCACCGGCTGCAGGATATAGCGTATTTCCCGACGGTCCAACCGTGTACTGAGCACCTCCTTTTTGAAGCATTCGCTAGAATGAAACATGATAGTATAATGAATCAGTTTTTCAATTGGGGATCCAATCTCACCTGAGCTGCCTCGTCGCCCACCCGTTTCAGATCTAAATGATCTGGCGGAACTGATCTATCGTGCCCCCACGGATACAGAATATATTGGCCGTAACTATGGAAAGTTAGAAATCCTTTCCAATCGGCTGCCGACTTTTGCATAAACTTGTACACAGCCTTCGTTTCCGGTTCTGAAAACGCTCCCGATCCGGCATATATTTCTGAGCAGGGTTGTTTCGAAGAGCCTTGTCCACCCCACTTGTATCCGTAATTTCGATTCAAATCAACCCCAGCGCATGGACCGAACTTTACGGCCCGACGGTTCTTTCGCCACAATCTGTCAATCTTGTGGGTGTATTCGTATCCATCCGGGTTGTGCACCGGAAGCACGTACCAGTCGATGTTTCGAATGTATTCCGGTTGATCGTCCCATTCCTCGACCAGATTGTTTATGATGTAGGTAACCGTAGCCGGACTGATCCATTCGCGTGCGTGAATACCACCGTCCATCCAAACGGCTGCGTTCGATGGGTTGCCGTTGGAAATACGGAGTACCTTCATATCGCGCCCTTGAAACGATTTTCCAATGCTGTTGGTACTGCACAGATCCGGGTATGTCTTGCCCAAATACTCCATCCATTCGTGGATGTCTTCTAACCGATGATAGGCTGTCCATGTCATTCGATGACCTGAagcagaaaaaaataacaaagtATCCTATAGGTTCTTTGATTATCTTCATGTAATAGCACTCAGCCAATATTGATCGTACAATCGAAAGCGATGCTGAGTAAAAAAGCGTAACAGGCGTTGTCGGGGTGTTACTGAATGTGCAATTGCGTTGCAAGCCTTGACGTATGGCGGCGAGGGTACTTAAATTTTTCCCCTTAAAGTATTGATAAAACTTTTCGAAACCATTCCGGTGCCGGTTGATTCCCATAACAAATCGGGAGCGGTAAATTAATTACACACCTTTTGTGCAAAAGCGCGCGCCCTGTCCGCACGGAACGGATCAATCATAAAAGTTTTGAAGTTACTACCTATATGGGAATTGAAACAGTTGAAGTTCTATCGATAATTGCTTTAATTATCGTTCTTGATTGGTTTACGAGGGAAGGTTAGAAACTGTTTTCGCCGCTCTTCAAGGGCAGTAATCACGCAACTAAAGAAGAAAGGATTTTATAACACCTCACAAATGGATTGGTTTGAGGTAAGCTGTAGGACTATTACATGCTAATCGCACCGGAAATGAGCCAATGGTGGAAATATTGCTTTCCACTGGATAATTTACTGCTCATGTTTGGAGAGTTTAGTGTAGGTCTTTCCTAGCATATGTGAGTAATACAACAATTCATCGACAAAAGTGTGGCTTGATGCAAGCACAGCTGAATAATTTCTTCAGTAGTGTCAATTGATAACTGATATCATCGAGTAAAACGAGCTATTTTGATGATGGTAGGTAGGTGGACGTTTGATGGATTGATGGCAAAATCCATCTAACGGATAGAAGGTGTTGAATGTCTATAATAGGATATTCACAAAAGTTGCATACATTTAGAGTGAAGAGAAGAGGGAGCACAGTACAAGTCATGCTGTTGCCCTTGGTAATCCCTACATAACAATCCATGTGTGAACACCCCTCTCTGTGTGTTTTGTCCGTAACTTTTCATACTAAAATGCAATAAAAATCCGAAAGTCAATCCTGAAATCATAGAGCAAATTGTTCAATCTTTTTTAGGTGTAATGTGGGTCTATTTATGTAGGGGAGACGCGTGTATTTATTTGCTATTTAAACATAGTAAAACATTGTTTTGTGTGTTTGGATTTCTCTTGAAAGGTTGAAGTGAAATTCCAACTCTAAAGATATcctaaaatttagaaaaattgttttcacCAATGTaaattagagcactctagttagagtgtggccatgaGGAAGAAGAAAACatatgacgtatccaaacgagcacgAAATTTGACCTAGTCACcatagaaatacgtcaaatttcatgctaGTTTGGATACGTAATGTTTTCTTCTTCCTCGTAGACatactctaactagagtgctttAATGTAAATTCCTGTTCAACTTACAATTAATACTCAATTGCTGTTTTCAGACATAGGATTTTTAAGACGAAATTCTTCATAGAAGTGGAATGAATGTGAAATAAGTTGAATTGGCCTTTAATTTAGCACCAAAGCAAATATTCGGCTACGTTATCATGCACATACAGGCACAGAAGTAGCTTTATTTCTGGTCCATACTCGTAGCTTCCCCGCATCGATAGGGACCATGTCCCACTAATATTCTACAATTTATTTACAAATTGCGCTAACGCAGAATTTTTACAACATAGAtaagtaaattaaaaattctgcaaaattcATGGAAACACGATAACCGTTACAAGAGTTGAACTGAAAACCTGAACAAGTTTCCTCTATCCACAAAATTCCTTCTTCCGTTTCGTCAAACAAAATGCTCACTCACGACCAATCAAAAGCATTTCAATCAATCAAACCAACCTGTTCCTACCCGGTGCCCCATTGTGTTACACAACCCGCGAACAAAGCATTCCAGAAGGAAGAAGGGTGGGAGAACAACTCACGCAACTCTTCAAAATAACACTTCCCCGTGACAACCGGGTAGTAATCCGTTCACACCAAATAAATCGGGATTCGTGCCTTAATCGTCACAGTCGCGTTTCTATCGTTTATCAGGTCGGTTCGGTTCAGTTTCGGTTTGTTGTCGGTTCTTATTACCATTACGATTTTCCCACATATCCAGTTGGTCCTTGGGTGGATTCTCTTGATCAATCGCGCGCTGCATATTATCGATAACGACGTTGAAGCGGACATTCGCCTTCCGAAGAAAGTGACAGGCCTCAGGAAGCTGCTCTGGACGTTTGAGGAAGATGTCCACCGAGGTGGCATTGAAGGCCCACATAGCGGTTTCTGTCAGAGCGGAGGAAAAAGTAAATTCGTGAATTTCGCGGGATAAGAACTGAAGGTGAATTTAAACTGTAATCACTGAACACACCAAACTTTTCCTGCAGCTCTGCTACTGTGTTCTTCTTTTGTTGATCATCGAAATCAATCCTCCACAGTTGGGCTCCGTCATACGAGACAGGCCGATCTGGTTCCTGTTTGATTGTTTCATCTGAAATTTCCTCCGTAACCTTTTGAGGGTCGACTATCAGTGCATCCGCTGTTCGCCCGACAGTTGACAAAGCACATGTTTGATCAAGAACCACTAGCACTGCTGAGAATAGGCTCAACCACTTCACTTTTTCCATTTCCTCAATGAGCTG is part of the Topomyia yanbarensis strain Yona2022 chromosome 1, ASM3024719v1, whole genome shotgun sequence genome and encodes:
- the LOC131692747 gene encoding carboxypeptidase B-like encodes the protein MEKVKWLSLFSAVLVVLDQTCALSTVGRTADALIVDPQKVTEEISDETIKQEPDRPVSYDGAQLWRIDFDDQQKKNTVAELQEKFETAMWAFNATSVDIFLKRPEQLPEACHFLRKANVRFNVVIDNMQRAIDQENPPKDQLDMWENRNGHRMTWTAYHRLEDIHEWMEYLGKTYPDLCSTNSIGKSFQGRDMKVLRISNGNPSNAAVWMDGGIHAREWISPATVTYIINNLVEEWDDQPEYIRNIDWYVLPVHNPDGYEYTHKIDRLWRKNRRAVKFGPCAGVDLNRNYGYKWGGQGSSKQPCSEIYAGSGAFSEPETKAVYKFMQKSAADWKGFLTFHSYGQYILYPWGHDRSVPPDHLDLKRVGDEAAQRMLQKGGAQYTVGPSGNTLYPAAGGSDDWARGAMNIKFVYTVELRDTGRHGFVLPASEIQPSGQDGLLIIDSIASAISKL